Proteins encoded by one window of Erysipelothrix rhusiopathiae:
- the radC gene encoding RadC family protein, with protein sequence MVKPKFNGDVDLDRSQFLPREKLLVLGPNKLTDEELVAILLRTGTRNKNVVSLASEVLTSIGGIQNLIKIQYSQLSKIKGMKQAKCTTLLAVHELLRRIVMPFPGEKIKLSSCDRIVRWLNLEIGFEEQELFRVLFLSTQNNLIRYLDLFKGTADKSLVHPRDVFREAVRCNASRIVLVHNHPGGSLSASEADVEVTRALIEVGMMIGIEVVDHIIVTSTNSVSLRNLHPVLFEE encoded by the coding sequence ATGGTAAAGCCAAAATTCAATGGGGACGTTGATTTGGATCGTTCTCAATTTTTGCCAAGAGAAAAACTGTTGGTGCTTGGTCCGAATAAATTGACGGATGAGGAGCTTGTTGCGATTTTACTTAGGACAGGGACCCGTAATAAAAATGTTGTTTCCCTTGCTTCGGAGGTTTTAACGTCGATTGGTGGAATCCAAAATTTAATTAAAATTCAATACAGTCAACTGTCAAAGATCAAAGGAATGAAACAAGCGAAGTGTACAACTTTGCTTGCTGTACATGAATTGCTGCGAAGGATTGTGATGCCATTCCCTGGAGAAAAAATCAAACTCAGCTCATGTGATCGAATTGTTCGCTGGTTAAATCTTGAAATTGGATTTGAGGAACAGGAACTATTTCGAGTGCTTTTCTTATCAACTCAAAATAACTTGATACGTTATTTAGATTTATTTAAAGGTACAGCCGATAAGAGTTTAGTTCATCCTCGCGATGTCTTTCGGGAAGCGGTTCGATGTAATGCATCAAGGATTGTGTTGGTTCATAATCATCCAGGCGGGTCATTAAGCGCCAGTGAGGCGGATGTGGAAGTGACACGAGCCTTAATAGAGGTTGGAATGATGATTGGAATTGAAGTCGTCGACCACATTATTGTTACTTCTACAAACTCGGTTTCACTGCGCAATTTGCATCCGGTTTTGTTTGAAGAATAA
- the ftsZ gene encoding cell division protein FtsZ — MDANFEQVARIKVIGVGGAGCNAVNRMVDEGMKGVEFYVANTDLQVLNCSPVVNRIELGREVTKGLGAGANPEMGRKAAVESENEIREAVKDADMVFVTAGLGGGTGTGASPLVAKIAQEEGALVVGIVTKPFTFEGRRRSNQAMSGLEELKSYVDSLIIVSNNQLLEVIGRIPFQEAFKEADNVLRQGVQTITDLIAVPAMINLDFADVRSVMAGQGSALIGIGMSQGENKSIEAAQKAITSPLLEAQIDGARNAIVNVTGGDSISIQDASEAVDYIRDAAGNDIDIIFGVAINENIGDSIIVTVIATGFDGAEEPAPEVHATRTAAESRPAYQTSHNNQEERRTENNDIPEFFKTR, encoded by the coding sequence ATGGATGCGAATTTTGAACAAGTAGCAAGAATTAAAGTAATAGGTGTCGGTGGCGCAGGATGTAATGCGGTTAATCGCATGGTCGATGAAGGCATGAAGGGCGTAGAATTTTACGTCGCAAATACGGATTTGCAAGTGCTTAACTGTTCACCTGTAGTGAATCGTATTGAATTAGGCCGTGAAGTAACAAAAGGTCTCGGGGCAGGGGCGAATCCAGAAATGGGACGCAAAGCTGCTGTTGAGAGTGAAAATGAAATTCGTGAAGCTGTAAAAGATGCAGATATGGTATTTGTTACAGCAGGTTTAGGTGGTGGAACTGGTACGGGAGCATCTCCACTTGTTGCGAAAATTGCGCAAGAAGAGGGAGCACTTGTAGTTGGTATCGTTACAAAACCATTTACATTTGAAGGACGTCGTCGTTCAAATCAAGCGATGTCAGGTTTGGAAGAGTTGAAATCTTACGTTGATTCGCTCATTATTGTAAGCAATAATCAATTGCTCGAAGTAATCGGACGAATTCCATTCCAAGAAGCATTTAAAGAAGCAGACAATGTTTTAAGACAAGGTGTTCAAACAATTACAGATCTTATTGCTGTTCCTGCAATGATTAACCTTGACTTTGCGGATGTTCGCTCAGTTATGGCTGGACAAGGAAGTGCCTTGATTGGTATCGGTATGTCACAGGGTGAAAATAAATCAATCGAAGCAGCTCAAAAAGCGATTACTTCACCACTTTTAGAAGCGCAAATTGATGGAGCCCGTAACGCGATTGTGAACGTTACCGGTGGTGATTCAATTTCGATTCAAGATGCATCAGAAGCAGTGGATTATATTCGTGATGCAGCTGGAAATGATATTGACATTATCTTTGGTGTTGCAATTAATGAAAATATCGGAGATTCAATTATTGTAACTGTTATTGCTACTGGATTTGATGGAGCAGAAGAACCTGCACCTGAGGTCCATGCTACGCGTACTGCTGCAGAATCAAGACCAGCATATCAAACATCTCATAACAATCAGGAAGAACGTCGCACTGAAAATAACGATATTCCTGAGTTCTTTAAGACACGATAA
- a CDS encoding cell division protein FtsA, protein MEKQIIAALEIADHEVRLLVGQFFNGRLNILKVERVPHLGVAGYSIMSETHVVDSIKKAIENASRNLGVVIKQVLLLVPGVHMKRINKQLRVPITGRISENDVKRAYKELLNVKAPEGHILTNVLMSKYFVNGSSTRKLPLNERCESLTIEADCYFGKQSIIFPYVSCVEKSGLKIIDIVLDDIGFAKEASLFEASIDKPIVALTLGEKLTKLSLFSKGILLSNDYIDRGFEVFMKKIERTLKVPTDVVHRLLYFNIDLNNENPKDDPIFIWSTKSTSHTLSQVDLMNLVADDIHKFVGEICSSCDPIFENLGEPRFIISGEAAEISGVTDCIEKITEAEAVTYRSTTFGVKDYGLTSLVGAFYFYKDQSIFRDVTLSSVDEDEFKRVVLQYEKDEDDSITQKLKSMFFER, encoded by the coding sequence ATGGAGAAACAAATTATTGCAGCTTTAGAAATCGCGGATCATGAAGTGCGCTTGTTAGTTGGACAATTTTTCAATGGCCGATTAAATATATTAAAGGTTGAACGTGTCCCACATTTAGGTGTGGCAGGCTACTCGATCATGAGTGAAACACATGTGGTCGATTCAATTAAAAAAGCGATTGAAAATGCATCGCGAAATTTGGGGGTTGTAATTAAGCAAGTACTCTTACTTGTTCCAGGCGTCCACATGAAGCGAATTAATAAACAATTGCGCGTACCAATCACTGGGCGTATTTCTGAGAATGATGTAAAAAGAGCATATAAAGAATTATTAAACGTAAAAGCTCCTGAAGGACATATATTAACAAATGTTTTAATGAGTAAATATTTTGTGAACGGAAGTTCGACACGTAAATTACCATTAAACGAACGATGTGAAAGTTTGACTATTGAAGCAGATTGCTACTTTGGAAAACAATCCATCATTTTCCCATATGTGTCATGTGTTGAAAAATCAGGATTAAAGATTATTGATATTGTTTTAGATGACATTGGTTTTGCAAAAGAGGCTTCTTTATTCGAAGCATCGATTGACAAGCCGATTGTTGCCTTAACATTAGGTGAAAAGTTAACTAAATTATCATTATTCAGTAAAGGGATTCTCTTATCGAATGATTATATTGATCGTGGATTTGAAGTCTTTATGAAAAAAATCGAACGCACATTAAAGGTACCAACTGATGTTGTACATCGTTTGTTGTATTTTAATATCGATTTGAATAATGAAAATCCGAAAGATGACCCAATATTTATTTGGTCGACTAAATCGACATCCCATACCTTATCACAGGTAGATCTTATGAATTTAGTCGCAGATGATATTCATAAATTTGTGGGCGAAATATGTAGTAGTTGTGACCCAATTTTCGAAAATCTCGGAGAACCACGTTTTATTATCAGTGGTGAAGCAGCAGAGATTTCAGGCGTTACAGATTGTATTGAAAAAATAACAGAAGCGGAGGCGGTTACATACCGTTCTACAACATTTGGTGTAAAAGACTATGGTTTAACATCTCTTGTAGGGGCATTTTACTTTTATAAAGACCAAAGTATATTCCGTGATGTAACACTCTCAAGCGTTGATGAAGATGAGTTTAAACGAGTTGTGTTACAATATGAAAAAGATGAAGATGACTCGATTACTCAAAAACTAAAGAGCATGTTCTTTGAACGTTAG
- the rpmB gene encoding 50S ribosomal protein L28, whose amino-acid sequence MPRVCSVSGKKTLSGNKRSHSLRATRRKWNVNLQNATIMVDGKPTRVRISARALKSLKAQQAK is encoded by the coding sequence ATGCCTAGAGTATGTTCCGTATCCGGTAAAAAAACACTATCAGGAAACAAACGTTCACATTCACTTCGTGCAACACGTCGTAAATGGAATGTAAACTTGCAAAATGCAACAATTATGGTGGATGGAAAACCAACTCGTGTCCGTATTTCCGCCCGTGCACTAAAATCATTGAAAGCACAACAAGCAAAATAA
- a CDS encoding thiamine diphosphokinase: MKIVTIVLGEHHDTIIGDVIGVDYGAFVCARDGISMDLACGDFDSVTAVQFKEIELHCSHIHKLNPIKDETDFKYAYSLCNEYDIIRVLGGLGRRKDHEFINIMTAIKDSRIELYDDLNKIKRYDSGSHIVNKLNYKYFSIIVLTQGFITLNGFKYPLTRREIFPFDDYLTSNEMIGDTAEIILEEASVLVIQACDS; the protein is encoded by the coding sequence ATGAAAATCGTCACAATCGTTTTAGGAGAACATCACGACACAATCATTGGAGATGTGATTGGTGTTGACTATGGTGCATTTGTTTGCGCTCGGGATGGAATATCGATGGATCTAGCCTGTGGCGATTTTGATTCTGTAACGGCAGTGCAATTCAAGGAGATTGAATTGCACTGTTCGCATATACACAAGCTAAACCCCATAAAAGATGAAACAGATTTCAAGTATGCATATTCACTTTGTAATGAATACGACATAATTCGCGTACTTGGCGGCCTGGGACGTCGTAAAGATCATGAGTTCATAAATATTATGACTGCGATTAAAGACTCGAGAATTGAGTTATATGATGATTTAAACAAAATAAAACGATATGACTCAGGGAGTCATATCGTAAATAAGTTGAATTATAAGTATTTTTCTATAATTGTGCTGACACAAGGTTTTATTACGCTTAATGGATTTAAATATCCTCTTACCCGACGAGAAATATTTCCTTTTGATGATTACCTCACTTCAAATGAAATGATCGGTGATACTGCGGAAATAATTCTCGAAGAAGCAAGTGTTCTCGTTATTCAAGCATGCGATTCATAA
- the rpe gene encoding ribulose-phosphate 3-epimerase, translating to MSKIVSPSLLSLDFKDMKTQLKRVEVAGATWLHYDVMDGVFVDNISFGPSIMKQIGQVSDLLMDVHLMIVNPEKYFDMFIENGADAITFHTECYGDPTQGIEAVKQLKKKGIKAGITLRPGTDLDKIVPYLKHVDLVLVMSVEPGFGGQAFMPEMLERIKQLDEMRKLNNYEYLISVDGGINGETGPRARLAGADILVAGSYVFGDDIEKAVSSLL from the coding sequence ATGAGTAAAATCGTATCACCATCTTTATTATCCTTGGATTTTAAAGATATGAAAACACAGTTAAAACGCGTAGAAGTAGCAGGTGCAACATGGTTGCACTATGATGTCATGGATGGGGTTTTTGTAGATAACATTAGCTTTGGTCCATCAATCATGAAACAAATAGGTCAAGTTTCAGATTTATTAATGGATGTACATCTTATGATTGTTAATCCTGAAAAGTATTTTGATATGTTTATTGAAAATGGTGCTGATGCGATAACCTTTCATACAGAATGTTATGGTGATCCAACGCAAGGTATTGAAGCAGTTAAACAATTAAAGAAAAAAGGAATCAAAGCGGGTATTACGCTAAGACCGGGTACCGATCTCGATAAAATTGTTCCTTATCTAAAACACGTAGATTTGGTTTTAGTGATGAGTGTAGAGCCTGGTTTTGGAGGACAAGCTTTCATGCCTGAGATGCTTGAACGTATAAAACAACTTGATGAGATGAGAAAACTTAATAATTATGAGTATCTAATTTCTGTAGATGGTGGCATTAATGGTGAAACGGGTCCAAGAGCACGTCTTGCTGGAGCGGACATATTAGTAGCGGGAAGTTATGTATTTGGGGATGATATCGAAAAGGCGGTTTCATCGTTACTATGA
- the rsgA gene encoding ribosome small subunit-dependent GTPase A has translation MREAVITRIVSNRYSVYFEGEFIIATAMGKLRLGDKPIVGDHVHIEELDGKWVIQQVLPRRNQLIRPLVANVDQALIVMSAKEPDFSFTLVNRLIFLVSLQNINPIIIVSKGDLADSALKQSILDEYEQYGYTVIMSGKDISTDALESVMENKISVLAGQSGVGKSSILNRISDDLELNTQEISKALGRGRHTTRHNQIYPLCGGWIADTPGFSSLDFSSVDPVELSQSIPDFVPFIGNCKYRDCMHIQEPGCIIKEKVESGEISKQRHQDYLDCLTLIKEESR, from the coding sequence ATGAGAGAAGCAGTAATAACACGCATTGTATCAAATCGATATTCGGTTTATTTTGAGGGCGAATTCATTATAGCAACTGCAATGGGTAAATTAAGACTTGGTGACAAGCCAATTGTTGGTGATCATGTTCATATTGAAGAATTAGATGGGAAATGGGTAATTCAACAGGTTCTGCCCCGTCGCAATCAATTAATTCGACCACTTGTAGCTAATGTAGATCAAGCGCTTATTGTGATGTCTGCAAAAGAACCTGATTTTTCCTTTACACTTGTAAACCGACTCATTTTCCTTGTATCACTTCAAAATATTAATCCAATAATTATCGTTTCAAAAGGGGATTTGGCAGATTCAGCCTTGAAACAAAGTATTCTGGATGAATATGAACAATATGGATATACGGTCATCATGAGTGGAAAGGATATCTCAACAGATGCCCTTGAATCAGTCATGGAAAATAAAATTTCTGTTCTAGCAGGTCAAAGTGGTGTTGGAAAGTCGAGTATCTTAAATCGAATTAGTGATGATTTAGAGCTTAATACACAAGAAATATCTAAAGCATTGGGACGCGGACGCCATACGACACGTCATAATCAAATTTATCCACTCTGTGGAGGGTGGATTGCGGATACACCAGGGTTTTCTTCTTTAGATTTCAGTTCTGTTGATCCTGTTGAGTTATCACAATCCATTCCTGATTTTGTTCCGTTTATTGGAAATTGTAAGTATCGAGACTGTATGCATATTCAAGAACCGGGATGTATCATTAAAGAAAAAGTAGAGAGCGGTGAAATCTCAAAACAACGTCATCAAGATTATCTTGATTGCTTAACATTAATTAAGGAGGAGTCACGATGA
- the pknB gene encoding Stk1 family PASTA domain-containing Ser/Thr kinase encodes MNSIIGERYRIVKKIGTGGMADVYLALDTVLNREVALKVLRGDLSHDPVALLRFQREANAASGLNHQSIVEVYDVGEDEGQHYIVMEMIRGTTLKQLVHRRGALDKYESVAIMQQLASALQHAHAAHVIHRDIKPQNILVKDDGTVKITDFGIALAGDAIQLTKSDSVLGSVHYMAPECSRGEGAGEQSDVYSLGVVFYELLTGDVPYRGETPVEIAMKHMREPFPSVMKFNPTLPNSIANIIARATHKNRTHRYANMKEFVEDLDTCLLESRADEPLWEATMESDDGTKLIEKLNGVTETLPNQSKPKKKRKMIVGASLLALVIIIFSIWMIFAPKKPSDIEIPDLAGLSVSEAKEHLANLGLNYAPSYLYEISDKYEDGKLIGTKPEKGTKVLKGDQIKLIVSQGKIYTVEDFTGKSVNDVKAILSDKNINIKTTSEYSSSVPTGHIIRQEGLMPGDKIKPEQRYDIVLVVSSDKELVLPGDLIGKSIADAKAQLEGLGVEVTTSELPTQNLSISELNSLSYGTVIRSNPMPGSYYIQNSGNSVTLYYYSESSRPKEEADEKEEKPSEPEEKPDGSNDREA; translated from the coding sequence ATGAATAGTATTATTGGAGAACGTTATCGAATTGTTAAGAAGATTGGTACCGGAGGGATGGCGGATGTCTACTTAGCATTGGATACTGTTTTAAATCGGGAGGTAGCCCTTAAAGTTTTAAGAGGTGATTTATCCCATGATCCGGTTGCACTGTTGAGATTTCAACGTGAAGCCAACGCAGCTTCAGGATTAAACCACCAAAGTATTGTTGAGGTGTATGATGTAGGTGAAGATGAGGGTCAGCACTACATTGTAATGGAGATGATTCGTGGTACGACTTTGAAACAACTTGTTCATCGTCGTGGTGCATTGGATAAATATGAGTCAGTCGCAATTATGCAGCAACTTGCCTCGGCATTGCAGCATGCTCATGCCGCTCATGTTATTCATCGAGATATTAAACCTCAAAATATTCTTGTTAAAGATGATGGTACCGTTAAGATAACTGATTTTGGTATTGCGCTTGCAGGTGATGCAATACAATTAACGAAATCAGACTCAGTACTTGGATCTGTACATTATATGGCGCCGGAGTGCTCTCGAGGGGAAGGTGCCGGGGAACAATCGGATGTTTATTCATTGGGAGTTGTATTTTACGAATTGTTGACCGGTGATGTGCCATATCGTGGTGAGACACCCGTTGAGATTGCAATGAAGCACATGAGAGAACCATTTCCTTCAGTGATGAAATTTAATCCAACACTGCCAAATTCAATTGCAAATATCATTGCACGGGCAACACATAAAAATAGAACGCATCGATATGCAAATATGAAGGAATTTGTAGAAGATTTAGACACATGTCTTTTGGAGTCACGTGCTGATGAGCCCTTGTGGGAAGCAACGATGGAAAGTGATGACGGAACTAAATTAATCGAAAAGTTAAATGGTGTAACTGAAACACTTCCAAATCAATCAAAACCCAAAAAGAAAAGAAAGATGATTGTTGGTGCAAGCTTACTGGCACTGGTCATCATCATCTTCAGTATTTGGATGATATTTGCTCCTAAAAAACCTAGTGATATCGAAATTCCAGATTTAGCAGGTCTTTCTGTTTCAGAGGCTAAGGAACACCTTGCAAATTTAGGACTCAATTACGCTCCGTCCTATTTATACGAAATCTCTGATAAATATGAAGACGGTAAGTTAATTGGGACGAAACCAGAGAAGGGTACGAAGGTACTTAAAGGTGATCAAATTAAACTGATTGTTTCTCAGGGTAAAATTTACACTGTAGAGGATTTTACAGGGAAATCGGTTAATGATGTGAAAGCGATTTTGTCGGATAAAAATATTAATATTAAAACTACTTCGGAGTACTCATCATCCGTACCGACGGGTCATATTATTCGTCAAGAAGGCTTGATGCCAGGTGATAAAATCAAACCAGAACAACGTTATGATATCGTTTTAGTCGTAAGTTCAGATAAAGAACTTGTTTTACCAGGGGATTTAATTGGTAAATCAATTGCGGATGCTAAAGCACAATTAGAAGGTCTGGGTGTTGAGGTAACAACTTCAGAACTTCCAACCCAAAATTTAAGCATTTCAGAGTTGAATAGTTTAAGTTATGGTACTGTAATTCGGTCAAATCCGATGCCAGGAAGCTATTATATCCAAAATTCCGGGAATTCTGTGACGCTTTATTACTATAGTGAGAGCAGTCGTCCAAAAGAAGAAGCGGATGAAAAAGAAGAAAAACCATCTGAACCCGAAGAAAAACCAGATGGTAGCAACGATAGGGAGGCATAA
- a CDS encoding protein phosphatase 2C domain-containing protein, giving the protein MKYTSISEIGLIRKENQDYVAVVENDNALLAVVCDGIGGANAGSVASQMVVKLLRESFIDKREFSNLKDIRAWFDKAITSINRATYHESLVVREYSGMGTTLVAVVVLGEDVIGFNIGDSRIYSVKDNRLSCLSHDQTYAYEMYKRNEISKEEIYNHPKRNILMNAVGIDENVDFEVVTITPKWDYLLLCSDGLHGYVPQDQIESTFKINGLLAQRNHLMEMAYKAGGYDNISIILLEADRHE; this is encoded by the coding sequence GTGAAGTATACAAGTATCAGTGAAATCGGATTAATCCGCAAAGAAAATCAAGACTATGTTGCTGTAGTTGAAAATGACAATGCACTTTTAGCTGTTGTATGTGACGGTATTGGGGGCGCGAATGCAGGATCTGTTGCGAGTCAAATGGTTGTGAAACTACTTCGTGAATCTTTTATTGATAAACGTGAATTTTCAAATCTAAAGGATATTCGAGCATGGTTTGATAAAGCTATTACCTCCATTAATCGTGCTACTTACCATGAGTCTTTAGTTGTGCGGGAGTATTCGGGTATGGGGACGACTCTTGTTGCTGTGGTAGTTTTAGGTGAAGATGTTATCGGATTTAATATTGGAGATAGCAGAATTTACAGTGTGAAAGATAATCGATTAAGCTGTTTGAGTCACGATCAAACGTATGCTTATGAGATGTATAAGCGTAATGAAATATCCAAAGAAGAAATTTATAACCATCCTAAAAGAAATATTTTAATGAATGCCGTTGGAATTGACGAGAATGTTGATTTTGAGGTTGTAACGATTACACCAAAGTGGGATTATCTTTTGCTTTGCTCAGATGGTCTTCATGGATATGTTCCTCAAGATCAAATTGAATCAACTTTTAAGATTAATGGTTTACTCGCTCAACGGAATCATTTGATGGAAATGGCGTATAAGGCGGGTGGATACGATAATATTTCAATCATCCTCCTTGAGGCAGATCGCCATGAATAG
- a CDS encoding transcription antitermination factor NusB — protein sequence MRRIESYKVLSEVYFKGRHAHLVLKELDLPAQDQAFVSAFVYATLQNSLFLDYQYEDLVDKKLPKEVRLVIKMGCAQYFKMDKIPDYALVSETVDLCKAIGKHRYSGVVNAVLKKVIERNEREISGSDLEVASIQYSMPLWIMKLLSKQYSESFSLAYAQYCQDIKPTYVRFNALKPTTDDLSDFILDDQDKHLAKPALFKSKYLQEGYVLVQDINSQEVVRWMDLEPSLSVLDCCCGPGTKTVQIANYLENSGTITGVELHESRAEATRALLERCNVVNANIITSDVLQFQTDQKYDRILVDAPCSGLGVLSHKHDLRYHIFPQDLDELVKIQQEMLIHTSQFVKKDGILVYSTCTLNRKENEKQVQTFLDHHSNFELIKEVTLNPVETKGDGFYIAKLKRTC from the coding sequence ATGAGAAGAATCGAGAGTTATAAAGTACTGAGTGAAGTTTACTTTAAAGGACGACATGCGCATTTAGTACTCAAAGAGTTGGATTTACCTGCACAAGATCAAGCATTTGTGAGTGCTTTTGTTTATGCGACATTACAAAACAGTTTATTTTTAGATTATCAATATGAAGATTTAGTAGATAAAAAGTTACCCAAAGAAGTACGACTTGTTATTAAAATGGGATGTGCACAATATTTTAAAATGGACAAAATTCCAGACTATGCTTTGGTAAGTGAAACGGTTGATTTATGTAAAGCAATTGGGAAGCATCGCTATTCAGGTGTTGTGAATGCGGTATTGAAAAAGGTGATTGAACGCAATGAACGTGAAATCAGCGGGAGCGACCTTGAAGTGGCTTCAATTCAATATAGTATGCCACTATGGATTATGAAACTCTTATCGAAGCAGTACAGTGAATCCTTTTCATTAGCGTATGCGCAATATTGTCAAGATATTAAACCGACATATGTACGTTTTAATGCTTTAAAACCAACAACTGATGATTTATCGGATTTCATATTAGATGATCAGGATAAACATTTAGCTAAGCCTGCACTTTTTAAAAGTAAATATTTGCAAGAGGGTTATGTTCTTGTGCAAGATATCAACAGTCAAGAAGTCGTGCGTTGGATGGATTTAGAACCGTCATTGTCCGTACTTGATTGTTGTTGTGGTCCGGGTACCAAAACCGTGCAAATTGCAAATTATCTTGAAAATAGTGGAACCATAACGGGTGTTGAACTTCATGAATCACGTGCAGAAGCTACAAGAGCGCTTTTAGAACGTTGTAATGTTGTAAACGCGAATATTATTACCAGTGATGTCCTTCAGTTTCAAACAGATCAAAAATATGATCGAATTCTCGTTGATGCACCGTGCTCGGGATTGGGCGTTTTATCCCATAAGCATGATTTGCGATATCATATTTTTCCGCAAGATTTAGATGAACTCGTTAAAATACAACAAGAAATGCTTATCCATACATCACAGTTTGTTAAAAAAGATGGAATTCTGGTTTATTCCACCTGTACCTTAAATCGAAAAGAAAACGAAAAACAAGTCCAAACCTTTTTGGATCATCATTCAAATTTTGAACTGATTAAAGAGGTTACGCTTAACCCTGTTGAGACAAAGGGTGATGGGTTTTATATCGCTAAATTAAAGAGAACATGTTAA
- the gmk gene encoding guanylate kinase has product MRRGLLIIFSGPSGVGKGTVRKLFFDREELNLAFSISMTTRKPRNGEVDGQDYYFVTQERFNEALQNNELLEHAEFVGNHYGTLLAEVDRLRDLGKNVLLEIEVQGALQVIDRVPDSLSIFLVPPSMEELKRRIEGRQTESQDVINERLEKAAKEMELMNHYRYVICNEDPQKAADSVALIIKRNIETTL; this is encoded by the coding sequence ATGAGACGAGGATTATTAATTATTTTTTCAGGTCCTAGTGGGGTAGGAAAAGGAACAGTTCGTAAGTTGTTTTTTGATCGAGAAGAGTTGAACTTAGCATTTTCTATTTCGATGACAACACGCAAACCAAGAAATGGCGAAGTCGATGGACAAGACTACTATTTTGTTACTCAGGAACGTTTTAATGAAGCACTTCAGAATAATGAATTACTTGAGCATGCTGAGTTCGTTGGGAATCATTATGGAACGTTGTTAGCGGAAGTTGATCGTTTGAGAGATTTAGGTAAGAATGTATTGCTTGAAATTGAGGTCCAAGGTGCGCTCCAAGTTATTGATCGTGTTCCTGATTCACTCAGTATTTTTTTAGTACCACCAAGTATGGAAGAACTCAAGCGTCGTATTGAAGGAAGACAGACGGAATCTCAAGATGTAATTAATGAACGTCTTGAAAAAGCGGCTAAAGAAATGGAATTAATGAATCATTATCGTTATGTTATTTGTAATGAAGATCCACAAAAAGCTGCAGACTCTGTTGCTTTAATTATTAAAAGAAACATCGAAACAACTCTATAA